Proteins encoded together in one Acetobacteroides hydrogenigenes window:
- a CDS encoding phosphopantetheine-binding protein — MELEALKQELKVHLINYLNLQEIEPEMIKDDEPFFAGSLDLDSIDSLEMTVMIEREYGLKLNNPTEARKVLVNINTMAQYILENRKN; from the coding sequence ATGGAACTAGAAGCATTAAAACAGGAGTTAAAAGTACACCTAATCAACTATCTAAATCTTCAAGAGATCGAGCCCGAAATGATTAAGGATGATGAGCCTTTTTTTGCTGGTAGTCTAGACCTTGACTCTATCGACTCGCTAGAGATGACCGTTATGATTGAACGCGAGTACGGCTTGAAGTTGAACAACCCAACTGAAGCTCGTAAGGTGCTGGTAAACATCAACACTATGGCTCAATACATTCTTGAAAACAGAAAAAACTAG
- a CDS encoding ABC transporter permease, with the protein MYKLYISIKKEVLQLINDKVGLLIMFAMPLLLVVIITLIQDSTFKLVKENKISMLVVNRDAGAQGKKLTEMLAHSGMFTITTDSTIAKASIKSELLKQNRNVALYIPENFSDNLRQKASEIGTLFLTDLGVKDSASKSKPVKLTAIDFFHDPVLQDNYCYSIIGVVQSYLQLIENNLMVENMYTEMGDGKTPASLKNVLSQNQVAITKTAATNANFDIMPNATQHNVPAWTVFAMFFMVVSLGSNIVAERNNGSFIRLKTMPTNFWMVLSSKMGVYLFAAILQVVLIFSVGKWLFPLIKLTPLTLPNDLMGLSTVVLLSGLAAVSYALLVGSLAKTQEQANGFGAVSIIIFAALGGIWVPVFVMPGYLKTISQFSPLYWCLEGFYTVFLKGGSWNELLKVALFLLSFTGACLLVVFGSLKRSKII; encoded by the coding sequence ATGTATAAGTTATATATATCCATAAAGAAAGAGGTCTTGCAGCTAATCAACGACAAGGTTGGTTTGCTCATCATGTTTGCTATGCCGCTTTTGCTCGTGGTTATTATTACGCTAATCCAGGATAGCACATTTAAGCTGGTTAAGGAAAATAAGATCTCGATGTTAGTTGTAAACCGAGATGCTGGTGCTCAAGGTAAAAAGCTTACCGAGATGCTGGCCCACTCTGGCATGTTTACCATCACCACAGATAGCACCATTGCAAAGGCCTCCATTAAATCGGAGTTGCTTAAGCAGAATAGAAACGTGGCGCTTTACATTCCAGAAAACTTCAGCGACAACCTACGCCAAAAGGCCTCTGAAATAGGGACCCTATTTTTAACCGATTTAGGAGTTAAGGATTCGGCTAGCAAGAGCAAACCGGTGAAGCTAACCGCCATTGATTTTTTCCACGACCCTGTACTTCAGGATAACTACTGCTACTCAATTATTGGGGTGGTTCAGTCGTACCTGCAGCTAATCGAAAACAACCTGATGGTGGAGAATATGTACACCGAAATGGGAGATGGAAAAACACCTGCAAGCCTAAAGAATGTGCTCTCCCAAAATCAGGTTGCCATAACCAAAACAGCCGCCACCAATGCCAACTTCGATATAATGCCCAATGCAACCCAGCATAACGTACCAGCGTGGACCGTATTCGCCATGTTCTTTATGGTAGTTTCGTTGGGAAGCAACATTGTTGCTGAACGAAACAACGGCAGCTTTATACGGCTAAAAACTATGCCCACCAACTTCTGGATGGTGCTTAGCAGCAAAATGGGGGTATATCTCTTTGCTGCTATCCTTCAGGTAGTGCTTATTTTTTCGGTTGGCAAATGGCTTTTTCCACTAATCAAACTAACTCCGCTGACCCTTCCTAATGATTTGATGGGACTTTCTACGGTTGTTTTACTTAGTGGATTAGCAGCAGTGTCGTATGCACTGCTAGTTGGATCGCTAGCAAAAACACAGGAGCAAGCCAACGGTTTTGGAGCTGTTTCCATCATAATTTTTGCAGCGCTTGGCGGCATTTGGGTTCCGGTGTTCGTTATGCCCGGCTACCTTAAAACAATAAGCCAATTTTCACCACTATATTGGTGCCTCGAAGGATTCTACACGGTATTCCTAAAAGGCGGCAGTTGGAACGAGCTACTTAAGGTGGCGCTATTTCTTCTATCGTTTACTGGAGCATGCCTGCTCGTAGTATTCGGCAGCTTAAAACGAAGTAAAATCATTTAA
- a CDS encoding ABC transporter ATP-binding protein, with amino-acid sequence MGIGIDIQHITKRYPSATKNSLDGVSLTINPGSKFGILGPNGAGKTTLISIICGIIEKTEGNIFCHSDKGEIEYKEFRKKLGFVPQDYALFQELTSKQNLEYFGALYNLNRKQIASQTDYLLNKLGLAAVADKQVCTFSGGMKRRVNLAIGIIHQPQILILDEPTVGVDVQSKNAIMKLLDELNANGTTIIYTSHHLAEAQEFCNEIALIDMGKIILSQTMASLLKEHQTNSLKEVFLELTGEEYRDSNV; translated from the coding sequence ATGGGAATAGGCATAGACATACAGCATATCACCAAACGATATCCATCGGCTACCAAGAATAGTTTAGATGGGGTTAGCCTCACCATAAATCCGGGAAGCAAGTTTGGCATTCTCGGACCTAACGGTGCCGGAAAAACAACCCTTATATCAATTATCTGTGGAATAATTGAAAAAACGGAAGGCAATATCTTTTGCCATAGCGATAAAGGAGAAATTGAATATAAAGAATTCAGGAAAAAACTGGGGTTTGTTCCGCAAGATTACGCCCTATTCCAAGAACTCACCTCAAAGCAAAATCTCGAATACTTTGGAGCGCTTTACAACCTTAACCGGAAGCAAATTGCCAGCCAAACTGACTATTTACTCAATAAGTTAGGGCTTGCAGCCGTAGCCGACAAGCAGGTTTGCACCTTTTCAGGCGGCATGAAGCGAAGGGTTAACCTTGCCATTGGTATAATACATCAACCACAAATTCTAATTCTTGATGAGCCAACCGTTGGCGTAGATGTGCAAAGCAAAAACGCTATTATGAAGCTGCTCGACGAACTGAATGCCAATGGCACAACCATCATCTACACATCGCACCACCTTGCGGAGGCGCAGGAGTTCTGCAACGAAATTGCACTAATAGACATGGGCAAGATCATCCTCTCCCAAACAATGGCATCGCTCCTAAAAGAGCATCAAACAAACAGCCTTAAAGAGGTTTTCCTCGAACTTACAGGCGAAGAATACCGCGATTCGAATGTATAA
- a CDS encoding BtrH N-terminal domain-containing protein, whose translation MNIDFKHIQSAHCENGVTTNLLRFHGYDFITEPLAFGLGSGLFYIHIPFISISNGPAVSFRTMPGAIFKRTCKSLGIPVEHKKFSDAAKAKQYLDNQIEIGNPVGCQVGVFNLTYFPVEYRFHFNAHNLIVYGKDGDSYSISDPVMETVTSLTEEELQRVRFAKGAFAPKGHVYYPVNIPKPNIELLRKGIVKGIKRNTRDMLYVPGGIAGVKGIKFTANQIRKWPTKLGDRRAALYMGQIIRMQEEIGTGGGGFRFIYAAFLEQAAQHLQMDKLMHSSDDFTRAGDLWRAAAVEMAGVYKNRLVGQEAYDKIADMLVEISETEKMAFTKLSKIKF comes from the coding sequence ATGAATATAGACTTTAAGCATATACAGTCGGCACATTGCGAGAATGGGGTTACAACCAACCTTCTCCGATTCCATGGCTACGACTTTATTACCGAACCGTTGGCCTTCGGCTTAGGATCGGGACTATTCTATATTCATATTCCGTTTATCAGCATCAGTAACGGTCCGGCTGTTTCTTTTAGAACCATGCCAGGCGCTATTTTTAAGAGAACCTGCAAATCGCTGGGAATTCCGGTTGAGCATAAAAAATTTAGCGATGCAGCGAAAGCAAAGCAATATCTTGACAACCAGATAGAGATTGGGAATCCTGTAGGATGCCAAGTTGGAGTATTCAACTTAACCTACTTCCCGGTTGAATACCGATTTCACTTCAACGCTCATAACCTTATTGTTTACGGGAAGGATGGCGATAGCTACTCCATCAGCGATCCTGTAATGGAAACGGTAACATCGCTTACCGAAGAGGAACTGCAGCGGGTAAGGTTTGCCAAAGGAGCCTTTGCACCTAAAGGACATGTATACTATCCCGTAAATATCCCAAAGCCCAACATAGAACTGCTGCGCAAAGGAATTGTAAAGGGAATTAAGCGCAACACCCGCGACATGCTTTACGTACCTGGAGGAATTGCTGGGGTAAAGGGAATTAAGTTCACAGCAAACCAGATCAGGAAGTGGCCCACTAAACTTGGCGACCGTAGAGCAGCCCTTTACATGGGACAAATTATTCGAATGCAGGAAGAGATTGGTACAGGTGGAGGCGGTTTCCGCTTTATATATGCAGCTTTTTTAGAGCAGGCCGCCCAGCATCTTCAAATGGATAAGCTAATGCATTCGTCTGACGACTTCACCCGAGCAGGCGACCTCTGGCGCGCGGCAGCTGTAGAAATGGCTGGGGTTTACAAAAATCGTCTTGTAGGACAGGAAGCATATGATAAAATCGCCGATATGCTTGTAGAAATATCAGAAACCGAGAAAATGGCATTCACCAAGCTGTCAAAAATTAAATTTTGA